One Fibrobacter sp. UWR2 DNA window includes the following coding sequences:
- the fliB gene encoding flagellin lysine-N-methylase, with product MYISRQVYKMILRKPDFYDKFKCIASRCTDTCCVGWEIDVDEASQEAYRKVAGTFGDKLRANIEDGHFKLLPHDRCPFLDANNLCEIYANLGEGALCDICREHPRFVEVYGDIMERGLGLCCEEAARLLLEGEGPLAFTTKECDEPEDEIDEEDREIRDQVLCEREKFFTALADSTIPLSERVLQVFGYKGDNVFAPFNDAREIYALLEKTESFGPAWDDTLSRIKVRIETSGSIMQNDASAKNATAFQGESDFTDNESARLLAYLIYRHYAKCLFDGREQGKLQFALFFWNAARLFTKEFGGKVNAIKMLSRQLEYSDENMEILESALDSL from the coding sequence ATGTATATTAGCCGGCAGGTCTACAAGATGATTCTCCGCAAGCCCGATTTCTACGACAAGTTCAAGTGCATCGCTTCACGGTGCACGGACACCTGCTGTGTCGGGTGGGAAATCGACGTAGACGAGGCATCGCAAGAAGCCTACCGCAAGGTCGCGGGGACATTCGGCGACAAGCTCCGCGCCAACATCGAGGATGGCCATTTCAAGCTGCTCCCCCATGACCGCTGCCCATTCCTGGACGCAAACAACCTCTGCGAAATATATGCAAACCTTGGCGAGGGCGCACTCTGCGACATCTGCCGCGAGCACCCTCGATTCGTAGAAGTGTACGGCGATATCATGGAACGTGGCCTCGGGCTCTGCTGCGAAGAGGCAGCAAGGCTTTTGCTCGAAGGCGAAGGCCCGCTCGCATTCACGACCAAGGAATGCGACGAACCCGAAGACGAAATCGACGAGGAAGACCGCGAAATCCGGGACCAGGTCCTCTGCGAGCGGGAAAAGTTTTTCACGGCGCTTGCTGACAGCACAATTCCTCTCAGCGAAAGAGTCCTGCAGGTATTCGGCTACAAGGGAGACAACGTCTTCGCACCGTTCAACGATGCAAGAGAGATATACGCACTCCTCGAGAAGACCGAAAGTTTCGGCCCCGCATGGGACGACACCCTTTCACGAATCAAGGTCCGCATCGAAACCTCTGGCAGCATAATGCAGAACGACGCATCAGCGAAAAACGCCACCGCTTTTCAGGGCGAAAGCGATTTCACGGATAACGAAAGCGCAAGGCTTCTCGCCTACCTCATCTACCGGCACTACGCCAAATGCCTTTTCGACGGACGTGAACAAGGCAAACTCCAATTTGCGCTATTCTTCTGGAACGCGGCAAGGCTATTTACCAAGGAATTTGGGGGCAAGGTAAACGCCATCAAGATGCTTTCCAGGCAACTGGAATATTCCGACGAGAATATGGAAATTCTTGAAAGTGCTCTAGACAGTCTCTAG